A DNA window from Chelativorans sp. AA-79 contains the following coding sequences:
- a CDS encoding GntR family transcriptional regulator, which yields MTRIAMTSSQSLPRTPLYLSAAETIRANIKAGILMRGLVLLEGPIAELLKISRSSVKRALALLEEDGTVSRFDGRGYLVGPPDAGITPVRTDIKTLDLLVEEAHDESLNRPNWRRIHDQVESDVSSCLVFGQYRIVENDLAAYFDVSRTVIRDVLGRLQERGLVTKSSTSRWLVGPLTAQSIKDKFELRAILEVAALRSAAPFVDKIALERLCKKMEETEREAGPIKAARWFELVNAFIDLAILSTPNRDLRTLISNNLKTLQASQKALFNLGLSGDSLSIREIRMIGELLIVDATQSAAELLENHLSKSRDRTIAQLKIVAVLPQPGHLAPYLIPA from the coding sequence ATGACCCGGATCGCAATGACCTCCTCGCAATCGCTTCCCAGAACCCCGCTTTATCTTTCGGCCGCCGAGACGATTCGCGCCAACATCAAGGCGGGGATTCTGATGCGCGGGCTGGTACTGCTCGAGGGGCCTATCGCCGAACTCCTCAAGATCTCGCGCAGTTCGGTGAAACGCGCGCTCGCGCTGCTCGAAGAAGATGGAACCGTGAGCCGTTTCGATGGGCGCGGCTATCTCGTCGGCCCGCCGGATGCCGGCATCACCCCGGTGCGCACGGATATCAAAACGCTCGATCTGCTGGTCGAAGAAGCTCATGACGAATCCCTCAACAGGCCCAATTGGAGGCGCATTCACGATCAGGTGGAGAGCGATGTGTCCTCCTGTCTGGTGTTCGGCCAATACCGGATCGTCGAGAACGACCTGGCGGCATATTTCGACGTCAGCCGCACCGTCATTCGCGATGTTCTAGGTCGCCTGCAGGAACGCGGACTTGTCACCAAGAGTTCGACATCGCGCTGGCTGGTGGGCCCGCTGACGGCACAATCGATCAAGGACAAGTTCGAATTGCGTGCTATCCTTGAGGTGGCGGCCTTGCGTTCGGCCGCTCCCTTCGTCGACAAGATTGCGCTGGAGCGTCTTTGCAAGAAGATGGAGGAAACCGAGCGGGAAGCCGGTCCCATAAAGGCTGCGCGTTGGTTCGAACTCGTCAACGCCTTCATCGATCTGGCCATCCTCTCCACCCCCAATCGTGACCTGCGGACGCTGATCTCCAACAATTTGAAGACCTTGCAGGCTTCTCAGAAGGCGCTCTTCAATCTCGGCCTTTCGGGCGACTCCCTGTCGATCCGCGAGATCCGGATGATCGGAGAGTTGCTTATCGTCGACGCAACGCAGAGCGCAGCCGAACTCCTGGAAAATCACCTCTCCAAGTCACGCGACCGCACGATCGCGCAGCTCAAGATCGTTGCCGTCCTGCCCCAGCCGGGGCATCTGGCCCCTTATCTCATTCCTGCATGA
- a CDS encoding ABC transporter permease, whose product MEARVLKPVLGVYCAAFILFLYGPMIVLAILSFQGAGGGPQFPIIEWSTYWYQHLLGMTEPGRISRLPVGDSLLRSLALAVMTTVVSTVLGVITAQGFRARFKASGVVFYLIILGMIVPGVLVGLGMALLTNMLGIDRSWWGTAFVLHVVYTFPFAFLVMLAIFNRFDRSVEEASLSLGVSPAQTFRRVTFPMIFPGVLSAMLFSFTLSYDEFSRTLFTSGRDLTLPLAIYGTFSVEIYPNIFAFGVLTTLFSFTLLLIYALLMLHAVRKGQSFKGQEEAE is encoded by the coding sequence ATGGAAGCGCGTGTGCTGAAGCCCGTCCTCGGCGTCTATTGCGCCGCCTTTATCCTCTTCCTCTATGGCCCGATGATCGTGCTTGCGATCCTGTCCTTCCAGGGAGCCGGCGGTGGTCCCCAGTTCCCGATCATCGAATGGTCGACATACTGGTACCAGCACCTGCTGGGGATGACGGAGCCCGGCCGCATCTCGCGTCTTCCGGTTGGCGACAGCCTCCTGCGCTCGCTGGCGCTTGCCGTCATGACGACGGTGGTTTCGACCGTGCTCGGCGTGATCACCGCGCAGGGTTTCCGCGCCCGCTTCAAGGCATCGGGCGTGGTCTTTTATCTGATCATCCTGGGTATGATCGTGCCGGGTGTTCTCGTCGGCCTCGGCATGGCGCTGCTCACCAACATGCTCGGCATCGACCGCAGTTGGTGGGGCACGGCCTTCGTGCTGCATGTGGTTTATACTTTCCCCTTCGCTTTCCTGGTGATGCTGGCGATCTTCAATCGCTTTGACCGCAGCGTCGAGGAAGCATCCCTGTCGCTCGGCGTCTCGCCCGCGCAAACGTTCCGGCGGGTCACCTTTCCGATGATCTTTCCGGGCGTTCTGTCGGCGATGCTGTTCTCCTTCACGCTGTCCTATGACGAGTTCTCGCGCACGCTCTTCACCTCCGGCCGCGACCTGACGCTGCCATTGGCGATTTACGGCACGTTCTCCGTCGAAATCTATCCAAACATCTTCGCCTTCGGTGTGCTCACCACGCTCTTCTCTTTCACGCTGCTCCTCATCTACGCCCTGCTGATGCTGCATGCGGTGCGCAAAGGGCAATCCTTCAAGGGACAGGAGGAAGCCGAATGA
- a CDS encoding extracellular solute-binding protein: protein MKKHPMLNRRTMLKGGAGAAALAMGGISPLLRSQAALAQSLADQQLRTIGLSTTVQDRILEMFKKESGVGSVSGTASTYPDSQTRILSGAGDYDCWEVIAERLPAVIATNNVEPIATADLPNWSSIRDTFTKENDKWERRAQIVGQIWTDEAQTQLYMVPAVYNYDSIGYNPEVVSDEEANTWTALFDEKWRGRSGLNVDPLIAIGQAILAMNTLGHLDAKNPGNPTVEEIDEAAAFLISKKKDGQFRALWGDFGELVNLMASGEMVVSDAWQPAVMAVKAQGRPAKYATPKEGTRGWTIGPSLIAGSPNREAVIAYANFWLSGPPAIAVTEQGYYSPSTKIKNVMDPDKYAFWYEGKPWVGAPERGIMEGDLRDGGSLEERSANVAYWHQWPDEYDHLIQRWDEFLNA, encoded by the coding sequence ATGAAAAAGCACCCGATGCTGAACAGACGCACCATGTTGAAGGGAGGCGCCGGCGCCGCGGCGCTGGCCATGGGAGGCATTTCTCCACTCCTGCGCTCGCAGGCGGCACTCGCGCAGTCGCTGGCCGATCAGCAGCTGCGCACCATCGGCCTGTCCACGACCGTGCAGGACCGCATCCTCGAGATGTTCAAGAAGGAAAGTGGCGTGGGCTCGGTCTCCGGCACCGCATCCACTTACCCCGACAGCCAGACGCGCATCCTTTCGGGCGCCGGCGACTACGACTGCTGGGAAGTGATCGCGGAGCGTCTGCCGGCGGTGATCGCCACCAACAATGTGGAACCGATCGCCACGGCGGATCTGCCCAACTGGAGCTCCATTCGCGACACCTTTACAAAGGAAAACGATAAATGGGAGCGACGCGCGCAGATCGTCGGCCAGATATGGACGGACGAGGCGCAGACGCAGCTTTACATGGTACCGGCGGTCTACAACTACGATTCCATCGGCTACAACCCGGAAGTGGTCAGCGACGAGGAGGCGAACACCTGGACCGCGCTCTTCGATGAGAAATGGCGCGGCCGATCGGGCCTCAATGTCGATCCGCTGATCGCCATCGGCCAGGCGATCCTCGCCATGAACACGCTCGGCCATCTGGACGCGAAAAACCCCGGCAACCCGACTGTCGAGGAGATCGACGAGGCGGCAGCCTTCCTGATCTCCAAGAAGAAGGACGGCCAGTTCCGCGCCCTGTGGGGTGACTTCGGCGAGTTGGTCAACCTTATGGCGTCCGGCGAGATGGTGGTGTCGGACGCGTGGCAGCCCGCCGTCATGGCGGTCAAGGCGCAGGGCCGTCCGGCCAAATACGCCACACCTAAGGAAGGCACGCGCGGCTGGACGATTGGCCCTTCGCTGATCGCCGGCTCGCCCAACCGCGAGGCAGTCATCGCCTACGCCAATTTCTGGCTCTCCGGCCCACCTGCCATCGCCGTCACGGAGCAGGGCTATTATTCGCCCAGCACCAAGATCAAGAACGTGATGGACCCGGACAAATATGCTTTCTGGTACGAGGGCAAGCCGTGGGTCGGCGCGCCCGAGCGCGGCATCATGGAAGGCGACCTGCGCGACGGGGGTTCGCTAGAGGAGCGCTCTGCCAATGTCGCCTACTGGCACCAGTGGCCGGACGAGTACGACCACCTGATCCAGCGCTGGGACGAATTCCTGAACGCCTGA
- a CDS encoding ABC transporter permease, which translates to MEIAGEQVQSATPPLGAENGLSPAERRARQERRKALVLISPGVLWMALFMVLPMMMVVYVSFWTQTTFTIEPTLTTDSWVRFLTSSTYLSAAWTTVRVWAIVLAATLVIGYPVALFIGLMVRNQTLQTALLIICIIPFWTSFLIRVIAWRPMLGTEGAINMILMKLGIIDAPLTTLLFSEFAVLIGMTQIYCVFMVGPITFMLSRIDPSIIEAARDLGAGFGRIFLKIILPLSLPGVIVGAIFVSVMVLGEFATAASLSGRKVNLLGNIIVSQVGSLKWAFASVAGVILTVVIAAVITALLRVVDLRKEM; encoded by the coding sequence ATGGAAATTGCCGGCGAGCAGGTGCAAAGCGCCACGCCCCCACTCGGCGCAGAAAACGGCCTGTCGCCGGCGGAACGCCGTGCCCGCCAGGAGCGCCGCAAGGCGCTGGTCCTGATCAGTCCGGGTGTTCTCTGGATGGCGCTCTTCATGGTCCTGCCGATGATGATGGTGGTTTACGTATCCTTCTGGACGCAAACCACCTTCACCATCGAACCGACACTGACCACGGACAGCTGGGTGCGCTTTCTGACGAGCTCCACCTATCTCTCCGCCGCGTGGACCACGGTTCGGGTCTGGGCGATCGTGCTTGCGGCCACACTGGTCATCGGTTACCCGGTGGCGCTCTTCATCGGCCTGATGGTGCGAAACCAGACGCTCCAAACGGCGCTCCTCATCATCTGCATCATTCCGTTCTGGACCTCCTTCCTGATCCGCGTCATTGCCTGGCGCCCAATGCTGGGCACGGAAGGCGCGATCAACATGATCCTTATGAAGCTGGGCATCATCGATGCGCCGCTGACCACCCTCCTGTTTTCCGAATTCGCGGTGCTGATCGGCATGACGCAGATTTACTGCGTCTTCATGGTAGGGCCGATCACCTTCATGCTGAGCCGGATCGATCCCAGCATCATCGAGGCTGCACGCGATCTGGGTGCGGGCTTCGGGCGCATTTTCTTGAAGATCATCCTGCCGCTGTCGCTGCCGGGCGTGATCGTCGGCGCGATCTTCGTGTCGGTCATGGTCCTCGGTGAGTTCGCCACCGCCGCATCGCTGTCGGGCCGCAAGGTCAATCTGCTCGGCAACATCATCGTGTCGCAGGTGGGCTCGCTCAAATGGGCGTTCGCCTCGGTCGCGGGCGTCATCCTCACCGTCGTCATCGCCGCGGTGATCACGGCGCTGCTGCGCGTGGTCGATCTCAGGAAGGAGATGTAG
- a CDS encoding polysaccharide deacetylase, translating to MAKEILVGFGIDVDAVAGWLGSYGGEDSPDDISRGMFAGEVGSPRLLKLFDRLGIRTTWFIPGHSVETFPDQMKAVADAGHEIGIHGYSHENPIAMTPEQEEEVLDKAIGLITDLCGRRPTGYVAPWWEFSNVTNELLLKKGIKYDHSLMHNDFTPYYVRVGDKWTKIDYSARPSDWMKPLERGRETDLIEIPANWYLDDLPPMMFIKKSPNSHGFVNPRHLEEMWRDQFDWVYREMDYAVFPITIHPDVSGRPQVLLMLERLFEHMKSHEGVRFVTMDEMADDFAKRSPRKK from the coding sequence ATGGCAAAAGAGATACTTGTCGGCTTCGGCATAGACGTAGACGCCGTCGCAGGCTGGCTCGGTTCCTATGGCGGCGAGGACTCTCCCGATGACATTTCGCGCGGCATGTTTGCCGGTGAAGTCGGGTCTCCGCGTCTTCTCAAGCTGTTTGACCGGCTCGGCATCCGCACCACCTGGTTCATCCCCGGTCACTCCGTGGAGACCTTCCCCGACCAGATGAAGGCGGTGGCCGATGCCGGCCACGAAATCGGCATTCACGGGTACAGCCACGAAAATCCGATCGCCATGACCCCGGAGCAGGAGGAAGAGGTTCTCGACAAGGCGATCGGCCTGATCACCGACCTGTGCGGTCGGCGCCCGACCGGTTATGTGGCTCCATGGTGGGAATTCTCCAATGTCACCAACGAGCTGCTTCTGAAGAAGGGGATCAAGTACGATCACTCGCTGATGCACAACGACTTCACGCCGTATTACGTGCGCGTCGGCGACAAGTGGACGAAGATCGACTATTCTGCCAGGCCTTCGGACTGGATGAAACCGCTGGAGCGCGGCCGGGAGACCGATCTGATCGAAATCCCGGCCAATTGGTACCTCGACGACCTGCCGCCCATGATGTTCATCAAGAAGTCGCCGAACAGCCATGGCTTCGTCAATCCAAGGCATCTGGAAGAGATGTGGCGCGACCAGTTCGACTGGGTCTATCGTGAGATGGATTACGCCGTCTTCCCGATCACCATTCACCCGGATGTCTCGGGCCGCCCGCAGGTGCTCCTCATGCTCGAGCGCCTGTTCGAGCACATGAAATCGCACGAGGGCGTGCGCTTCGTCACCATGGACGAGATGGCGGACGATTTCGCCAAGCGTAGCCCGCGCAAGAAATGA
- a CDS encoding glucose 1-dehydrogenase, which translates to MSKAVAKVALVTGAGSGIGAAIARRLAREGYRVAVNDLRTEACQRVAQDIAGAGGEAAAFTADVSSESAVAMMAEAVRARFGVVHLLVNNAGHGHQASFLDISLDQFERMFAVHVRGTFLMTRAVLPAMLERGEGVIVNIASQLGQVGGVELVHYAGAKGAIIAMTKSLAREVSTRGVRVNAVAPGPIKTPLVEALSDDWKKAKAAELPLGRFGEPGEVAGAVVFLASPDGALFVGQTLGPNSGDVML; encoded by the coding sequence ATGAGTAAGGCTGTAGCGAAAGTTGCGCTCGTGACGGGTGCAGGTTCCGGTATCGGGGCGGCGATAGCACGGCGTCTTGCCCGCGAGGGCTACCGCGTTGCGGTGAACGATCTGAGGACCGAAGCCTGCCAGCGCGTGGCGCAGGACATCGCCGGGGCCGGCGGGGAGGCCGCCGCCTTCACCGCCGACGTTTCGAGCGAAAGCGCGGTAGCCATGATGGCCGAGGCGGTGAGGGCGCGTTTCGGTGTTGTCCATCTGCTTGTCAACAATGCCGGACATGGGCATCAGGCCTCGTTTCTCGACATCTCGCTCGATCAGTTCGAGCGCATGTTCGCCGTTCATGTGCGCGGCACCTTCCTGATGACGCGCGCCGTGCTGCCGGCCATGCTCGAAAGGGGCGAGGGCGTCATCGTGAATATCGCTTCGCAGCTTGGCCAGGTCGGCGGCGTCGAGCTCGTCCATTACGCGGGTGCGAAGGGCGCGATCATAGCGATGACGAAATCGCTCGCCCGCGAGGTAAGCACGCGCGGTGTCCGCGTGAACGCCGTTGCGCCGGGCCCCATCAAGACGCCGCTGGTCGAGGCACTGTCCGACGATTGGAAAAAGGCCAAGGCAGCCGAGCTTCCGCTCGGCCGCTTCGGCGAGCCGGGCGAAGTGGCCGGCGCCGTCGTCTTCCTGGCTTCTCCGGACGGAGCGCTCTTCGTCGGCCAGACGCTCGGGCCGAATTCCGGCGACGTCATGCTCTGA
- a CDS encoding SDR family NAD(P)-dependent oxidoreductase yields MAEMKHARRIVLVTGGGLGIGRAACEAFARSGDHVIVTDVLEEEGRALAEKIAKEGGSAEFAPLDVRSTEAADALVARLNKEHGHVDVIVANAGIAHRVPLGELSDEKWDHTFDIDLKGMLRVIRPAVPAMRTTGAGAIVCLSSIMGVAYGWDEHVHYSAAKSGVVGLVRGLAVELAGHGIRVNGVAPGYIRTAQLLSEKHSLGPEGAEKAASFIPMGRLGEPEDIADVIHFLASPAARYLTGQVLTVDGGLLVGRY; encoded by the coding sequence ATGGCTGAAATGAAGCATGCAAGACGCATTGTTCTCGTCACCGGCGGCGGCCTCGGCATCGGCCGCGCCGCCTGCGAGGCGTTCGCCCGCAGCGGCGATCATGTGATCGTCACCGATGTCCTGGAAGAGGAGGGCAGGGCGCTGGCCGAAAAAATCGCCAAGGAGGGCGGGTCGGCCGAATTCGCGCCTCTCGACGTCCGTTCGACCGAGGCGGCGGACGCACTGGTCGCTCGGCTGAACAAGGAGCATGGCCACGTCGACGTGATCGTCGCCAATGCCGGCATTGCACATCGCGTCCCGCTCGGCGAACTGTCCGACGAGAAGTGGGACCATACCTTCGACATCGATCTGAAAGGCATGCTGCGGGTCATCCGTCCCGCAGTTCCGGCCATGCGCACGACGGGGGCGGGAGCGATCGTGTGCCTCTCCTCGATCATGGGCGTTGCCTATGGCTGGGACGAGCATGTCCACTACTCCGCCGCCAAATCCGGCGTGGTCGGACTCGTGCGCGGGCTGGCTGTGGAGCTTGCCGGGCATGGCATCCGCGTCAACGGCGTTGCACCCGGATACATCCGCACGGCGCAGCTCCTTTCCGAAAAGCACTCCCTTGGGCCGGAAGGCGCCGAGAAGGCCGCCTCCTTCATTCCCATGGGCCGGCTGGGCGAGCCGGAGGACATCGCCGACGTCATCCATTTCCTGGCTTCGCCTGCGGCACGCTACCTGACGGGACAGGTGCTGACGGTGGACGGGGGCCTGCTGGTGGGCCGCTACTGA
- a CDS encoding ABC transporter ATP-binding protein, producing MNDLELIGVGKTYPDGTVAVSDFDLAVKPGEFVAFLGPSGCGKSTTLRMIAGFEKISHGDILIKGRNVSATPPEKRPTSMIFQNYALFPHMTVRQNIGFGLDVKGLSAAEKKAKTDRIMDMFGLSGFADRKADRLSGGQRQRIALARGLVVEPDILLLDEPLGALDANLRRVIQNELKLLQRELGITFVFVTHAQSEALGLSDRIVVMNRGRVEQVGTPYEVYTSPATEFVARFIGSNAIIEGANLKVQGDMAVVDTAFGRMRGRYAASVSSGASVLVAIPAEAMRIQPANAAPATGENRFQGTVSMKHAVGSIGHVKVALDGRQSVDVQTGTDDEALMRLAIGDAVVVDCPSDRVTLVGRG from the coding sequence ATGAACGATCTTGAACTCATAGGAGTCGGCAAGACCTATCCCGACGGAACGGTCGCCGTCTCCGATTTCGACCTGGCGGTGAAGCCGGGCGAATTCGTCGCCTTTCTCGGACCTTCGGGCTGCGGAAAGTCAACCACGCTGCGCATGATCGCCGGCTTCGAGAAGATCTCCCATGGCGATATCCTCATCAAGGGCAGGAATGTTTCGGCCACACCACCCGAGAAGCGGCCGACCTCCATGATTTTCCAGAACTACGCGCTTTTCCCGCATATGACGGTGCGCCAGAACATCGGCTTCGGCCTCGATGTGAAGGGTCTGTCGGCGGCCGAGAAGAAGGCCAAGACCGATCGCATCATGGATATGTTCGGGTTGAGCGGGTTCGCCGATCGCAAGGCCGACAGGCTTTCGGGCGGGCAGCGCCAGCGCATCGCGCTGGCGCGCGGCTTGGTGGTCGAACCGGACATTCTTCTGCTCGATGAGCCGCTCGGCGCGCTTGATGCAAATCTGCGTCGCGTCATCCAGAACGAACTGAAGCTTCTGCAGCGCGAACTCGGCATCACCTTCGTTTTCGTCACCCACGCACAGTCCGAGGCGCTCGGCCTGTCGGATCGCATCGTGGTCATGAACCGTGGCAGGGTCGAGCAGGTCGGCACCCCGTACGAAGTCTATACATCGCCCGCCACGGAGTTTGTGGCCCGCTTCATCGGTTCGAACGCCATCATCGAAGGGGCCAATCTGAAGGTCCAGGGGGATATGGCCGTTGTCGACACCGCATTCGGGCGTATGCGCGGCCGCTACGCCGCCTCTGTTTCATCTGGCGCATCGGTGCTCGTCGCCATTCCGGCCGAAGCGATGCGCATCCAGCCGGCAAATGCCGCCCCGGCAACCGGCGAGAACCGTTTCCAGGGCACGGTATCCATGAAACACGCCGTCGGCAGCATCGGCCACGTCAAGGTTGCTCTGGACGGCAGGCAGAGCGTCGATGTGCAGACCGGCACGGACGACGAGGCTCTGATGCGGCTCGCCATCGGCGATGCCGTCGTCGTGGATTGCCCCTCCGATCGAGTAACGCTGGTCGGGCGAGGCTGA
- a CDS encoding ABC transporter ATP-binding protein, whose amino-acid sequence MSSVTKRYGDVAALDGLSIAVPDNAYVSLLGASGSGKTTLLRVIAGFEEPDSGTVTFDGKRLDGVAPHKRGIGFVFQNFALFPHLSVEDNIAFGLRYRDDDPVSDAADVRRRVADVVHLVGLEGLEQRKVTAISGGQRQRVALARTLVTEPRLVLLDEPLGALDANLRERMCDELRAIRERLKVTFLHVTGSETEALLMGDTVAVLSAGSIAQIAPASSLFAAPRNADVARHLNAYNILAGRAERGEFRSQAARFPLPGGVAPPDGTPVEVALRFDRVAVKQAGNASAVSLPARFIASEFTGATVLSFFRMEDGALLQVVAHLSGPQPPSFTKDELYDLTFDPEDVIPFLERAA is encoded by the coding sequence TTGAGTTCAGTCACGAAGCGGTATGGCGACGTTGCCGCGCTCGACGGCTTGAGCATCGCTGTCCCGGACAATGCCTATGTCTCCCTGCTGGGAGCCAGCGGCAGCGGCAAGACCACGCTCTTGCGGGTCATCGCCGGGTTTGAAGAGCCCGACAGCGGCACCGTCACTTTCGACGGCAAGCGTCTTGACGGCGTGGCCCCGCATAAGCGGGGCATCGGCTTCGTGTTCCAGAACTTCGCCCTGTTTCCGCATCTGAGTGTCGAAGACAATATCGCCTTCGGCCTGCGTTACCGGGACGACGATCCCGTCTCCGACGCTGCGGACGTTCGCCGTCGTGTCGCCGATGTCGTCCATCTGGTTGGGCTGGAGGGCTTGGAACAGCGGAAAGTCACGGCGATTTCCGGCGGGCAGCGCCAGCGTGTCGCCCTTGCGCGCACGCTCGTGACGGAGCCGCGGCTGGTGCTGCTTGATGAACCTCTCGGCGCCCTCGATGCAAACTTGCGGGAGCGCATGTGCGATGAGTTGCGCGCCATTCGTGAACGCCTGAAGGTCACGTTCCTGCATGTCACGGGCAGCGAGACAGAGGCTCTTTTGATGGGCGACACGGTTGCGGTGTTGTCGGCCGGCTCCATCGCCCAGATCGCGCCGGCATCCTCTCTTTTTGCCGCGCCGCGCAACGCCGATGTGGCGCGCCACCTGAATGCATACAACATCCTTGCGGGCAGGGCCGAACGGGGCGAGTTCCGCTCGCAGGCCGCTCGGTTTCCGCTGCCAGGCGGTGTAGCGCCGCCCGATGGAACTCCAGTCGAAGTGGCGCTGCGTTTCGATCGCGTCGCCGTCAAGCAGGCGGGCAACGCCTCCGCCGTTTCGCTGCCGGCGCGCTTCATTGCCAGCGAGTTCACCGGTGCAACGGTGCTCTCCTTCTTTCGAATGGAGGACGGGGCATTGCTGCAGGTGGTTGCGCATCTGAGCGGGCCCCAGCCACCAAGTTTCACAAAGGACGAGCTTTACGACCTCACATTCGACCCGGAGGACGTCATCCCATTTCTCGAGAGGGCCGCATGA
- a CDS encoding biotin-dependent carboxyltransferase family protein: protein MAIKVLNSGLLTSVQDLGRPGYFHLGIPVSGAMDRYAMRAANLLVGNGEGDAGLEAVFVGPTLEFQSDSVIAVTGADMPLKIDGEAQPGWTALPVKAGQVLSFDFLTAGARIYIAVAGGIDVPLALGSRSTYPIGALGGFKGRAVAAGDELPVGTPSNHAVSGRTVPGELRRELRVSAELRILPGLYDHRVTKSSLDRFFEEEWKVAPEADRMGYRFRGGTPLEFVERKQPFGAGSDPSNIVDSCYPYGSVQVPGGTEPIILHRDAVSGGGYFMIGTVISADMDLIGQLQPNTSSRFRRVTMEEAHTARKARAAMLDRLRTTLQ from the coding sequence ATGGCGATTAAAGTGCTCAATTCCGGCCTATTGACCAGCGTGCAGGATCTGGGACGACCCGGTTATTTTCATCTCGGCATTCCCGTCTCCGGCGCGATGGACCGTTACGCGATGCGTGCGGCCAACCTGCTGGTTGGAAACGGCGAAGGAGATGCCGGACTGGAAGCCGTCTTTGTCGGGCCGACATTGGAATTCCAGAGCGACAGCGTCATCGCCGTCACAGGCGCGGACATGCCGCTCAAGATTGACGGTGAAGCGCAGCCTGGCTGGACCGCACTTCCCGTCAAGGCCGGCCAGGTCCTGAGCTTCGATTTCCTCACGGCCGGGGCGCGCATCTATATCGCCGTCGCCGGCGGCATCGATGTGCCGCTGGCGTTGGGCAGCCGCTCCACATATCCGATCGGTGCGCTCGGCGGCTTCAAAGGACGCGCCGTCGCCGCAGGTGACGAGTTGCCGGTCGGAACGCCGTCGAACCATGCGGTCAGCGGCCGGACGGTGCCCGGCGAGTTGCGCCGCGAGCTCCGCGTTTCGGCCGAACTGCGCATCCTCCCCGGGCTCTACGATCATCGCGTCACCAAGTCCTCGCTCGACCGCTTTTTCGAAGAGGAGTGGAAGGTCGCACCGGAAGCGGACCGCATGGGCTATCGCTTCCGCGGCGGCACCCCGTTGGAATTCGTCGAACGCAAGCAACCCTTTGGCGCAGGATCCGACCCGTCGAACATCGTCGACAGCTGTTATCCCTACGGGTCGGTTCAGGTACCTGGCGGTACCGAACCCATCATCCTTCACCGCGATGCGGTCTCGGGCGGAGGGTATTTCATGATCGGGACTGTGATCTCGGCCGATATGGATTTGATCGGCCAACTGCAGCCCAACACATCTTCGCGCTTCCGCAGGGTGACGATGGAGGAAGCACACACCGCTCGCAAGGCGCGGGCAGCGATGCTCGACCGTCTTAGAACAACGCTGCAATAG
- a CDS encoding GTP-binding protein, with protein sequence MTAEFRPAPPTPVNLLTGFLGSGKTTLLQRLLGDPALANTAVLINEFGEVGLDHHLLDRIDDNVVLLKSGCLCCTVRGEVAEALQKLHSQRARNEIPWFDRVVIETTGLADPFPALSTIQSHPVLRSHFSIANVVVTVDAVNGATQLEQRLEAIRQVGAADVVVITKSDMEEAVKTEVLSAKLHRLNPAARQVIAQKAGAGEFLTDAFSGRGEDWRRDAFRATEEFGSAERHHQHGTHEDGGRGHDHHAHASVRSFSMVIEERIDWTAFGMWLSMLLNRHGDRVFRVKGILDIEGEERPVAIHGVQRLVHPPVHMSGWPDARRHSRIVFIVDGLDPARIEESFHVFNRLSDEVLGPHQTTTLRRAG encoded by the coding sequence ATGACCGCAGAGTTCCGTCCGGCACCTCCAACGCCCGTCAATCTCCTTACCGGCTTTCTGGGATCCGGCAAGACGACGCTTCTGCAACGCCTCTTAGGGGATCCGGCGCTGGCGAATACAGCCGTTCTCATCAACGAGTTCGGCGAGGTGGGTCTTGACCATCATCTGCTCGACCGCATCGATGACAATGTGGTCCTGCTGAAGTCGGGCTGCCTTTGCTGCACGGTGCGTGGCGAGGTGGCCGAGGCCCTGCAGAAACTCCATTCCCAGCGTGCCCGCAACGAAATCCCCTGGTTCGACCGCGTCGTGATCGAAACCACGGGACTTGCAGATCCGTTTCCCGCACTCTCCACTATCCAGTCCCACCCGGTTCTGCGCAGCCACTTCTCCATTGCCAATGTGGTTGTGACGGTCGATGCCGTGAACGGCGCGACGCAGCTGGAACAACGGCTGGAGGCAATTCGGCAGGTGGGAGCGGCAGATGTGGTGGTCATCACCAAGTCCGACATGGAGGAGGCTGTCAAAACCGAGGTCTTGAGCGCCAAGCTGCACCGCCTCAACCCGGCCGCGCGCCAGGTGATCGCCCAGAAAGCCGGAGCCGGCGAATTTCTTACGGATGCATTTTCAGGTCGTGGCGAAGATTGGCGGCGCGATGCGTTTCGGGCGACGGAAGAGTTTGGCAGCGCCGAGCGCCATCACCAACATGGAACACACGAAGACGGTGGCAGGGGACACGACCACCATGCCCACGCGTCGGTCCGCTCCTTTTCGATGGTGATTGAAGAGCGGATCGACTGGACTGCTTTCGGCATGTGGCTGTCCATGCTTCTCAACCGCCACGGCGACCGGGTCTTCCGCGTCAAGGGCATCCTTGATATCGAAGGCGAGGAGCGGCCGGTAGCCATTCATGGTGTGCAGCGTCTCGTCCATCCGCCGGTTCACATGTCCGGCTGGCCGGATGCGCGCCGCCACTCGCGCATCGTGTTCATCGTAGACGGGCTCGACCCCGCACGCATCGAGGAGTCGTTTCATGTATTCAACCGCTTGTCGGACGAAGTGCTCGGACCACACCAGACGACGACGCTTCGCAGGGCGGGCTGA